A genomic stretch from Sulfobacillus thermosulfidooxidans includes:
- a CDS encoding NAD(P)H-dependent glycerol-3-phosphate dehydrogenase produces MTPRLTIFGSGNWALTLADIAARSGTEVTMYVRRQELCDILKRTHGHPQYLTHLKLPPDVIFTHDLGEAATYSHNWLMVVPSQHMRALAIQLRPFVTDAHHVLSAAKGLEEHTALRMTQVLQDCWPGVNAQLGALSGPNLAYEISLGQPAASVIAGSATLFEAMAPLLGHANLRLYGQPDIVGVELGGALKNVLAIAVGIANASGLGANAEAAIMTRGLHEMGRLAVELGAKWSTLAGLSGLGDVVATASSPKSRNRWLGQELAKGRPLNEIIASTSMVVEGVPTAYVAKRLGDEFRLPLPITSEVVEIFNGKPVRQAVQDLMSRERVQESDF; encoded by the coding sequence ATGACACCGCGTCTGACAATTTTTGGGTCGGGAAATTGGGCCCTCACATTGGCAGATATTGCAGCGCGCTCCGGTACCGAAGTGACTATGTATGTGAGACGCCAAGAATTATGTGATATTTTAAAGCGCACACATGGCCATCCTCAGTATCTTACACATCTTAAACTTCCACCCGATGTGATATTTACGCATGATCTGGGCGAGGCGGCAACATATTCCCATAATTGGCTGATGGTTGTTCCTAGCCAACACATGCGTGCCTTGGCAATACAGTTGCGGCCATTCGTTACTGATGCGCATCATGTGCTGTCAGCCGCTAAGGGGCTTGAAGAACATACCGCTTTGCGGATGACACAAGTGCTGCAAGATTGTTGGCCAGGTGTTAATGCACAGCTTGGAGCATTAAGCGGGCCGAATCTGGCCTATGAGATTAGTTTGGGTCAACCCGCTGCAAGTGTCATTGCTGGCAGTGCGACCTTGTTTGAGGCTATGGCGCCACTTTTGGGTCATGCGAATTTACGTTTGTATGGCCAACCGGATATTGTGGGAGTGGAGTTAGGTGGAGCACTGAAAAACGTTTTAGCCATTGCCGTGGGAATTGCCAATGCATCGGGACTCGGTGCCAATGCCGAGGCGGCAATAATGACACGAGGTCTTCATGAAATGGGACGGTTGGCCGTAGAACTCGGAGCAAAATGGAGTACGTTAGCGGGCTTATCGGGACTAGGAGATGTTGTCGCTACAGCGAGTTCCCCTAAATCGCGTAATCGGTGGTTAGGGCAGGAACTGGCCAAAGGCCGGCCCCTGAACGAAATTATCGCGAGTACCTCCATGGTTGTTGAAGGTGTGCCGACTGCCTATGTAGCCAAACGACTCGGCGATGAATTTCGTTTGCCCTTGCCGATTACCTCAGAGGTGGTGGAGATTTTTAATGGTAAACCTGTGCGCCAAGCCGTGCAGGACTTAATGAGCCGGGAACGGGTACAGGAATCTGATTTTTAG
- the der gene encoding ribosome biogenesis GTPase Der → MALVALVGRPNVGKSALFNRITETRRAIVEDTPGVTRDRLYEDTDWNGRTFTLVDTGGIWISDDDDLLSMTRAQTEIALNDADVIVFVVDGQAGPTGGDFDVLEILRRTRKPVILAVNKAESPKVTGIEFYEFGLGDPVLVSAVHGEGIGDLLDRIVDSLPPQAGTEEEPSGDEIRIALAGRPNVGKSSLLNTLTGEERTLVTPIAGTTRDVVDSVLDIDGQRYIILDTAGLRRPNKISDELEEKTVQRTLDAIRNADIVLLLLAANDQLTAQDQRIAGQIHKARKGCVVLLNKSDLVKGSTVPIQTKAREDLKFLDYATIIPISVVTQWHLDMIWPAITEAYQSFTARITTHQLNQLIQEAVHLNPPPTDKGRSLKIYYATQVSTKPPHFVLFVNDPELVHFSYERYLENRLREKWGFRGSPIQLSFRPRSRREFEQ, encoded by the coding sequence TTGGCATTGGTAGCTTTGGTCGGAAGACCCAACGTGGGTAAATCGGCTTTGTTCAATCGTATCACTGAAACCCGGCGTGCGATTGTTGAAGATACGCCTGGTGTAACGCGTGATCGTCTTTATGAGGATACGGACTGGAACGGTCGGACGTTTACGTTAGTGGATACGGGGGGCATATGGATTAGTGATGACGATGATTTATTGTCGATGACTCGTGCCCAAACCGAGATTGCTCTGAATGACGCAGACGTAATCGTGTTTGTTGTAGATGGTCAAGCGGGACCTACGGGTGGAGATTTTGATGTCCTAGAAATTCTGAGGAGGACGCGCAAACCGGTGATTTTGGCTGTCAATAAGGCTGAGAGTCCCAAAGTGACCGGGATTGAATTTTATGAATTTGGACTGGGTGATCCCGTGTTGGTTTCCGCGGTGCACGGAGAAGGAATAGGCGATTTACTTGACCGGATTGTTGACAGTCTCCCCCCTCAGGCAGGCACGGAAGAGGAACCATCTGGCGACGAAATTCGCATTGCTTTAGCGGGACGTCCCAACGTCGGCAAGTCATCGCTTCTTAATACGCTAACCGGCGAGGAACGGACATTAGTGACCCCGATTGCCGGGACTACACGGGATGTTGTGGATAGTGTCTTAGATATTGATGGGCAGCGTTACATCATTCTTGATACAGCAGGGTTGCGACGACCCAATAAGATATCTGATGAATTAGAAGAAAAAACGGTGCAACGCACGTTAGATGCGATTCGCAATGCAGACATTGTTTTGTTATTATTGGCCGCCAATGACCAATTAACTGCACAGGATCAGCGCATTGCCGGCCAAATTCATAAGGCACGCAAGGGCTGCGTGGTGTTGCTCAACAAATCCGATTTAGTTAAAGGCAGCACGGTTCCTATCCAAACCAAAGCCCGTGAGGATCTCAAATTTTTAGACTATGCGACAATAATTCCCATTTCGGTTGTGACCCAATGGCATTTAGATATGATTTGGCCTGCGATAACCGAGGCATATCAAAGCTTTACGGCGCGGATTACCACCCACCAGCTCAATCAATTGATTCAAGAAGCGGTGCATTTGAATCCGCCACCAACGGATAAGGGGCGGAGTCTGAAAATCTATTACGCAACGCAAGTGTCGACAAAGCCGCCGCACTTTGTTCTCTTTGTTAATGATCCGGAATTGGTTCACTTTAGTTATGAACGTTATCTGGAGAACCGTTTAAGAGAAAAATGGGGATTTCGCGGTTCGCCTATTCAACTCTCGTTTCGTCCCCGTTCGAGAAGGGAGTTTGAACAATGA
- a CDS encoding biotin transporter BioY encodes MPYYMRFLVLASFITAITAVGAVTSFTLPFLTVVPFSLQVLGVYLAGGLLPPKWAFLSMMTYLILGALGLPVFAEGGHGVAILVGPFGGYLWAFPIAAWAMATLTGSTTRKSRLIAGLAVNLIIIYLGGMIGLILTTQATVSHAFLEGVVPFIGWDALKAVIAFPIIRKARAFTIARWGENSYQQAG; translated from the coding sequence ATGCCTTATTACATGCGGTTTTTGGTTTTGGCTTCCTTTATCACCGCCATTACAGCAGTGGGGGCTGTGACATCTTTTACCTTACCTTTTTTAACCGTCGTACCGTTTAGCTTGCAGGTATTGGGTGTCTATCTGGCGGGAGGCTTATTACCTCCCAAGTGGGCGTTTCTCAGCATGATGACCTATCTGATCTTAGGCGCCCTTGGGCTTCCTGTATTCGCCGAAGGAGGTCATGGTGTGGCCATTCTTGTGGGACCGTTTGGAGGCTACCTTTGGGCATTCCCGATAGCTGCATGGGCAATGGCTACATTGACGGGATCGACCACGCGCAAGAGCCGACTCATCGCCGGTCTAGCCGTTAATCTTATCATCATCTATCTGGGAGGCATGATAGGGCTCATTTTAACAACCCAAGCGACAGTGTCCCACGCATTTCTTGAAGGCGTGGTACCCTTTATCGGATGGGATGCCCTCAAAGCGGTCATTGCATTTCCGATTATTCGAAAAGCACGAGCGTTTACGATCGCCCGTTGGGGCGAAAATAGTTACCAACAAGCCGGCTAA
- the rpsA gene encoding 30S ribosomal protein S1: MDEREHTMPEDTTEQAKNQEHEDIMNMEDSLAYAPMEDVHPGDIVEGKVVHISNDGVLVDVGAKSEGIIHLQDLSHRRIERPEDVVKLGDVISVYVLGYEGEEGVLKLSKKRADEQDAWKKLEEAQESGQILHAPVVEIVKGGLVVDVGLRGFIPASHIARGYVSDMTPYLGQVVPLKVVELDRNKRRAILSRKIAMEIEENAKKEQLWQTIQEGQVRHGVVKSLTDFGAFIDLGGVDGLLHISEMSWGRINHPSEVLEVGQEIDVKVLRLDPEKNKISLGLRQVLPNPWEGVEEKYRVGQLYQGVVVRLAGFGAFVELEPGVDGLVHISQLAPERIHQPSDVVAVGDKIWVKVLSVDAANKRISLSKRQADEDIANGALSSHDHIEEDGGSTTIGEHLNAYHAGNWDDEKEP; this comes from the coding sequence ATGGATGAACGGGAACACACAATGCCAGAGGACACCACGGAGCAAGCTAAAAATCAAGAGCATGAAGACATCATGAATATGGAAGATTCTCTCGCTTATGCGCCCATGGAGGATGTCCATCCGGGGGACATAGTGGAAGGAAAAGTTGTCCATATTTCCAATGATGGCGTGCTCGTTGACGTGGGGGCAAAATCCGAAGGAATCATCCATTTGCAGGATTTAAGTCACCGCCGTATTGAGCGCCCCGAAGATGTGGTGAAGCTGGGAGACGTCATATCGGTCTATGTATTAGGTTATGAAGGCGAAGAGGGCGTTTTGAAACTCTCGAAAAAACGGGCCGACGAACAAGATGCCTGGAAAAAACTTGAAGAGGCTCAAGAATCGGGCCAAATTTTACACGCTCCCGTCGTAGAAATTGTCAAGGGTGGATTAGTGGTCGATGTGGGTCTGCGTGGGTTTATTCCAGCCTCTCACATCGCCCGGGGCTATGTCAGTGACATGACACCATATTTAGGACAAGTGGTGCCGCTCAAAGTTGTTGAATTAGATCGCAACAAACGGCGTGCGATTTTATCTCGCAAAATCGCGATGGAAATCGAGGAAAATGCGAAAAAAGAACAGCTCTGGCAAACTATCCAAGAAGGTCAAGTACGCCATGGAGTTGTAAAGAGTTTAACCGACTTTGGTGCCTTCATTGACTTAGGAGGGGTGGATGGTCTATTACACATCAGCGAAATGTCGTGGGGACGTATTAACCACCCGTCCGAAGTCTTAGAAGTGGGCCAAGAAATTGACGTGAAAGTTTTGCGACTGGATCCGGAGAAAAATAAGATCTCATTAGGCCTTCGACAGGTATTGCCGAACCCGTGGGAGGGTGTCGAAGAAAAATACCGTGTTGGGCAATTATATCAAGGGGTTGTCGTTCGACTGGCGGGATTTGGAGCGTTTGTCGAATTAGAACCAGGTGTCGATGGACTGGTACACATTTCACAGCTTGCCCCGGAACGGATTCATCAACCCTCAGATGTGGTGGCTGTAGGAGATAAGATTTGGGTGAAAGTCCTTTCCGTGGACGCAGCCAATAAACGCATTTCGCTGTCTAAACGGCAAGCCGACGAAGATATCGCCAATGGTGCGTTATCATCCCATGACCACATTGAAGAGGATGGCGGTTCGACAACTATCGGTGAGCATTTAAATGCGTATCACGCAGGGAACTGGGATGATGAAAAAGAGCCGTAA
- a CDS encoding lysophospholipid acyltransferase family protein, with translation MFYWVLYWMVRWAFSLYFRIEVKGVENVPRKGPLLILVNHITLLDPPMAAILMPRPVYFMAKVELFRYPIFGWLIQHLHAFPVRRGHPDRQAIRTSLRILEQEKALMIFPEGHRSETGALQEARAGAVYLAQKTGAPCIPIGISGQYGFRKTIRYSIGEVFTIPRDMERHEAQKLIMRKIAEQIPGNQIEHFSRKKRIKR, from the coding sequence ATGTTTTATTGGGTCTTATATTGGATGGTACGTTGGGCCTTTTCATTATACTTTCGTATTGAGGTTAAAGGCGTGGAAAACGTACCGCGAAAAGGACCATTACTGATTTTAGTCAATCACATTACATTATTAGATCCGCCTATGGCGGCTATTTTGATGCCGAGACCCGTGTATTTTATGGCAAAAGTGGAATTATTCCGATATCCGATTTTTGGGTGGCTTATCCAACATCTTCACGCCTTTCCAGTGCGCCGCGGTCATCCAGACCGACAAGCTATTCGCACATCTTTACGCATTTTAGAACAGGAAAAGGCTTTAATGATTTTTCCTGAAGGTCACCGCTCTGAAACTGGTGCTTTGCAAGAAGCCCGGGCGGGTGCTGTGTATTTAGCACAAAAGACGGGAGCCCCTTGCATTCCCATTGGGATCAGTGGGCAATATGGTTTTCGCAAAACGATCCGATATTCCATTGGGGAAGTGTTCACGATTCCCCGTGACATGGAAAGGCACGAAGCGCAGAAATTGATTATGCGCAAGATTGCCGAGCAAATTCCGGGTAATCAGATCGAACATTTTTCGCGGAAAAAACGTATTAAGCGATGA
- the cmk gene encoding (d)CMP kinase, producing the protein MKALGRGPVVTVDGPAGAGKSTVARKMAERLGFLYLDSGAMYRALALKALQHGIDLRDESQLAELLKSTTIDLIGNGQGQPSVWLDGEDVTTLLRTPEVNASVSLVAGFPLVREEMVRRQRAMAREGRVVMDGRDIGTYVLPDADLKFYLTASLEARARRRLNDLVALGFHPNLETLGEEIRHRDTLDAAREVGPLRQAEDAILIDTTDMEVDRVVDMMLEYYRQRVS; encoded by the coding sequence ATGAAGGCTTTGGGACGAGGCCCAGTCGTGACAGTTGACGGGCCTGCCGGTGCGGGTAAAAGCACCGTGGCCCGAAAAATGGCGGAGCGATTGGGCTTCTTGTATCTTGATTCTGGAGCAATGTACCGGGCCTTAGCACTGAAGGCATTGCAACATGGTATTGATTTACGTGATGAATCGCAGTTGGCCGAATTATTGAAATCGACCACCATTGATTTAATAGGAAATGGGCAAGGACAGCCATCAGTCTGGTTAGATGGGGAAGACGTGACGACTCTATTGCGTACTCCGGAAGTCAATGCGAGTGTTTCGCTGGTCGCGGGATTTCCGCTGGTTCGTGAAGAAATGGTTCGAAGGCAGCGGGCCATGGCGCGTGAAGGACGCGTGGTGATGGATGGACGCGACATTGGTACATACGTGTTGCCGGATGCGGACTTGAAATTTTATTTGACGGCATCATTGGAAGCCCGAGCTCGGCGTCGGTTAAATGATTTGGTGGCTTTAGGTTTTCATCCAAATTTAGAGACATTAGGGGAAGAAATTCGTCACCGGGATACCCTGGATGCTGCCCGCGAAGTAGGCCCCTTGCGTCAAGCGGAGGATGCCATTTTGATTGACACCACCGATATGGAGGTGGATCGTGTTGTCGATATGATGTTGGAGTATTATCGGCAACGCGTCTCGTAA
- the aroH gene encoding chorismate mutase yields MDIKDRKDVDGLIRGIRGATQVDRDEAHHILERTQELLLEMARANDIRPEDMSSICFTMTPDLHATFPAEAARQIGWQYVPVICMRELDVPHGLPMTVRILMQAETQKSQEEIRHIYQYGAVVLREDLVKSREESQG; encoded by the coding sequence GTGGATATCAAGGATAGAAAGGATGTTGACGGATTGATTCGGGGAATACGAGGAGCGACACAGGTCGATCGTGATGAGGCACATCACATTTTAGAACGTACTCAGGAACTTTTGTTGGAGATGGCTCGCGCGAACGATATACGCCCGGAAGATATGAGCAGTATTTGTTTTACCATGACTCCTGATCTCCATGCGACCTTTCCAGCAGAAGCGGCACGACAAATTGGATGGCAATATGTGCCGGTTATCTGTATGCGAGAATTGGATGTCCCTCATGGATTGCCTATGACGGTACGCATTTTGATGCAAGCCGAGACGCAAAAATCGCAAGAAGAAATCCGCCACATCTATCAGTATGGTGCTGTGGTATTACGCGAAGATCTCGTAAAGAGTCGTGAGGAGTCACAGGGATAA
- a CDS encoding DUF2197 domain-containing protein, which yields MMQVRCQICGTVSDVAAWTKEYELLKYSPEHPYICRTCQQKIQLEAKEGQKS from the coding sequence ATGATGCAAGTACGTTGCCAAATTTGTGGTACAGTAAGCGATGTGGCCGCTTGGACTAAAGAATACGAGCTATTAAAGTATAGTCCTGAACATCCTTACATCTGTCGTACCTGTCAACAAAAGATTCAATTGGAGGCTAAGGAAGGCCAGAAATCATAA
- a CDS encoding nicotinate phosphoribosyltransferase, translating into MVSSVQAVQQYQPPSRGIRSATPEEIQAGITADVYFVGTQQILKELGLNNKIVTAEIFANRSGLLAGIDEALALLEPLPVQVESLDEGTTVTAKQVVMRITGRYGDFGLYETALLGILASSSGWASATREIVEAADPVPVYSFGARHVHPAVASVMDRAALVGGAKGASSILGARQANQMPSGTMPHALLLMAGDTVDAALAYDRIMPEDAPRVVLVDTFKDEAEEAIRVAEALKERLNAIRLDTPRERGGVTPELVREIRIRLAQKGIDHVGIFVSGGLTPERIIALKEAGVTGFGVGSYIAAAPPLDMTMDLKAIEGQPVAKRGRIPGLTPSPDLKIRKRMASGD; encoded by the coding sequence GTGGTATCAAGCGTCCAGGCCGTTCAACAATACCAACCGCCCAGTCGCGGCATTCGCTCAGCCACACCCGAGGAAATTCAGGCCGGAATCACCGCTGATGTGTACTTCGTGGGAACCCAGCAAATTCTTAAGGAATTAGGACTGAACAATAAGATTGTGACCGCTGAAATCTTTGCCAATCGGTCTGGGCTGCTTGCAGGAATTGACGAGGCTTTGGCATTACTGGAACCGTTGCCAGTTCAGGTGGAATCGTTAGATGAGGGCACTACAGTAACTGCGAAACAAGTCGTGATGCGGATAACGGGACGGTACGGAGACTTTGGATTATACGAAACGGCACTGTTGGGCATTTTGGCGTCCTCTTCAGGTTGGGCCAGCGCGACCCGCGAGATTGTGGAAGCCGCCGATCCCGTTCCGGTCTACTCGTTTGGTGCGCGGCATGTCCATCCTGCCGTGGCTTCGGTGATGGACCGGGCGGCCCTTGTCGGTGGAGCCAAAGGAGCCAGCAGTATTTTGGGAGCTCGTCAGGCGAATCAAATGCCTTCGGGGACCATGCCCCATGCCTTACTTCTGATGGCGGGCGATACTGTCGACGCAGCTTTGGCCTATGACCGGATTATGCCAGAAGATGCGCCACGGGTGGTTTTGGTCGATACCTTCAAAGACGAGGCCGAGGAAGCCATTCGAGTGGCAGAGGCTTTGAAAGAGCGACTTAATGCGATCCGGCTCGATACTCCAAGAGAACGGGGAGGAGTAACGCCGGAATTAGTCCGGGAAATCCGTATTCGTCTTGCCCAAAAAGGGATTGATCATGTGGGCATATTTGTATCTGGCGGCCTCACTCCTGAACGGATTATTGCTTTAAAAGAAGCTGGGGTGACGGGATTTGGTGTGGGCAGTTATATCGCGGCAGCGCCACCACTCGATATGACAATGGATCTTAAAGCGATTGAAGGTCAACCCGTAGCGAAACGGGGGAGAATTCCTGGACTGACACCTTCCCCAGATCTTAAGATTCGTAAGAGGATGGCCAGCGGCGATTGA
- a CDS encoding pseudouridine synthase — MNSRLQKVIAQAGLCSRREAETWIDAGRVLVNGQKAHLGQVVDPETDQIVVDGRPLQVKTERIYLILNKPVGYTTSLKDRHAEHLISELVPARFGRVFPVGRLDKETSGLIIMTNDGVLAHHLMHPSYAVPKVYEAWVQGIPRRNHWLRLEKGIQLEDGYAHPQEIKILRTENNNALFRLTLTEGRKREVRRIFEAIGHPVLSLKRIAFGPLSLEGLEEGQFRPLTHREVKALYSMVETARQKNSRNRRDDKSNEITKSRFTARGIKRPGRSTIPTAQSRHSLSHTRGNSGRNHR; from the coding sequence ATGAATTCCCGTCTACAAAAAGTTATAGCCCAAGCTGGGCTCTGTTCGCGGCGTGAAGCGGAAACATGGATTGATGCCGGAAGGGTCCTCGTCAACGGTCAGAAGGCTCATTTAGGGCAAGTCGTAGACCCTGAGACGGATCAAATTGTCGTGGATGGCCGTCCCCTTCAAGTCAAAACCGAACGAATCTATTTAATCCTCAATAAGCCCGTAGGTTATACCACTTCTTTGAAAGACCGCCACGCGGAGCATCTCATATCTGAGCTAGTGCCTGCTCGATTTGGGCGGGTTTTTCCTGTAGGCCGTCTCGACAAAGAGACATCGGGTCTCATCATCATGACTAATGATGGTGTGTTGGCGCATCACCTGATGCATCCGTCGTATGCTGTCCCCAAGGTTTACGAGGCCTGGGTTCAAGGTATTCCTCGACGGAATCACTGGTTGCGGTTGGAAAAAGGCATTCAACTGGAGGACGGGTATGCCCATCCCCAAGAAATTAAAATTCTTCGGACCGAAAATAACAATGCGCTGTTTCGTCTGACGTTAACAGAAGGGCGAAAACGCGAAGTTCGGCGAATTTTTGAGGCTATCGGCCACCCAGTGTTGTCATTAAAACGGATCGCATTTGGACCTTTATCATTGGAAGGACTTGAAGAGGGCCAATTTCGCCCGTTGACACACCGCGAAGTCAAGGCATTATATAGCATGGTGGAAACAGCACGGCAAAAGAATTCCAGGAATCGAAGGGATGACAAATCGAATGAAATCACCAAATCCAGATTTACAGCACGTGGTATCAAGCGTCCAGGCCGTTCAACAATACCAACCGCCCAGTCGCGGCATTCGCTCAGCCACACCCGAGGAAATTCAGGCCGGAATCACCGCTGA
- a CDS encoding RidA family protein: MGLLSKRLQELGIILPEAPKAVAAYVPARVAGSLCFTSGQLPFREGKLVAEGKVGENVSLEDAQQAARQAALNAISVAAAAVGDLDRLEAVIKVVGFVQSTPEFHDQPQVINGASWVLEEIFQENGRHARSAVGTNALPLNAAVEVECIFLIRE; this comes from the coding sequence ATGGGATTATTATCTAAACGATTACAAGAACTAGGAATTATCTTACCGGAAGCTCCCAAAGCGGTAGCCGCCTATGTGCCAGCGCGTGTTGCCGGATCGTTGTGTTTTACATCGGGGCAGCTGCCTTTTCGAGAAGGAAAACTTGTTGCCGAGGGCAAGGTCGGCGAAAATGTGAGCCTTGAAGACGCACAACAAGCTGCTCGTCAGGCGGCCTTAAATGCGATCAGTGTGGCAGCGGCAGCCGTTGGGGATTTAGACCGTCTGGAAGCGGTTATCAAGGTCGTGGGATTTGTACAATCGACGCCGGAATTTCATGATCAACCGCAAGTCATTAATGGGGCATCGTGGGTTTTGGAAGAAATCTTTCAAGAAAACGGACGGCATGCTCGTTCGGCCGTTGGCACCAATGCCTTGCCGCTTAATGCTGCCGTGGAAGTCGAATGTATTTTTTTGATTCGTGAATAG
- a CDS encoding spore maturation protein: protein MTAIIETVSVWAIPFLIGFIPIYGWLKGIKVYETFVEGAEEGFRMAVRMIPFLVGILVALNIFEASGALDAVIHFLSGPLHYLGVPAPVVPLLLVRPLSGGAALGITTGLLHRYGPDSFIGRLASTVQGSTDTTFYVVTLYFGSIGIKKIRYALTVALIGDLAGFIAAVFICHQLFG, encoded by the coding sequence ATGACCGCGATTATCGAAACGGTATCAGTTTGGGCCATCCCCTTTCTCATCGGCTTTATTCCGATTTATGGATGGCTTAAAGGAATCAAAGTGTACGAAACCTTTGTCGAAGGAGCCGAGGAAGGATTTCGCATGGCCGTCCGGATGATTCCTTTCTTAGTCGGCATTTTAGTTGCCCTAAATATTTTCGAAGCTTCTGGGGCATTAGATGCCGTGATTCATTTTCTTTCCGGCCCCCTGCACTATTTAGGGGTACCGGCACCCGTGGTTCCCTTGTTGCTAGTGCGTCCTTTATCAGGAGGTGCGGCATTAGGAATAACCACCGGGTTGTTGCATCGCTACGGACCTGATTCTTTTATTGGCCGATTAGCATCGACCGTGCAAGGGAGCACCGATACCACGTTTTATGTTGTCACCCTCTATTTTGGGTCAATCGGTATCAAAAAGATTCGCTATGCACTGACAGTCGCGTTAATCGGAGATCTCGCGGGATTTATTGCCGCTGTATTTATCTGTCATCAACTATTTGGATAA
- a CDS encoding nucleoside recognition domain-containing protein, producing the protein MVNIVWLVLIVGGLVVSALHHSMMSVTEAIVTGSEKAVEVAFGFIGIMALWLGMAKIAEESGLMRAFSRLLAPLVSRLFPGIPQDHPAMGNMLMNMAANILGMGGAATPFGLKAMEELQKLNPVKDTASANMITFLAINTASINLIPATVIALRVAAGSKNPTEIVGPTIVATTVASIVAITAERLFRHFHRNDKL; encoded by the coding sequence ATGGTCAATATCGTCTGGCTGGTGTTAATTGTTGGCGGCTTGGTAGTTAGTGCCCTACATCACTCCATGATGTCGGTGACTGAGGCGATTGTGACCGGTAGCGAGAAGGCCGTTGAAGTCGCCTTTGGATTTATTGGGATTATGGCGCTGTGGTTAGGCATGGCTAAAATTGCCGAAGAATCGGGTTTAATGCGAGCGTTTTCTCGTCTCCTCGCTCCGTTGGTGTCGCGGTTATTTCCTGGTATTCCCCAAGATCATCCGGCTATGGGCAATATGTTAATGAATATGGCAGCTAATATCCTGGGGATGGGCGGGGCAGCAACGCCCTTTGGATTGAAAGCCATGGAGGAGTTGCAAAAACTTAATCCCGTCAAAGATACAGCGTCCGCTAATATGATTACCTTCTTAGCAATTAATACAGCCTCGATAAACCTAATCCCGGCAACTGTCATTGCTTTACGGGTAGCGGCGGGATCCAAAAATCCTACCGAAATTGTTGGACCGACGATTGTGGCGACGACCGTGGCGTCTATCGTCGCCATTACGGCCGAGCGCCTTTTCCGCCATTTTCACCGCAACGATAAACTATAA
- the panC gene encoding pantoate--beta-alanine ligase: protein MSRITCLETLDAMKRFRDSVPSHQKVALVPTMGALHAGHLALVERAKALAPVVIVSIFVNPMQFGPHEDFEKYPRNLENDLAVLEPYHPLTVFAPTVLEMYPHGPSKTVITMPSMTMVMCGLARPGHFDGVATVVAKLFNITRPHLALFGQKDAQQLAIIKQLVEDLNFPIAIIAVPTVRETSGLAMSSRNQYLTPSQKEQAAFLYQGLYAAQVLFENGERRANQLIDKVKQVLQSQNIDPEYIALVDQRTLEPIEVIRDSPVLIALAARIGQARLIDNVVLVP from the coding sequence GTGTCAAGGATCACGTGTTTAGAAACCTTGGATGCGATGAAACGATTTCGCGATAGCGTCCCGTCCCATCAAAAGGTGGCGTTAGTACCGACAATGGGCGCGTTACATGCCGGTCATTTGGCGTTAGTAGAACGGGCCAAGGCATTGGCGCCGGTTGTCATTGTGAGCATTTTCGTCAATCCCATGCAATTTGGACCCCATGAAGATTTCGAGAAATACCCGCGCAATTTAGAGAACGATTTGGCGGTTTTGGAGCCGTATCATCCGCTCACGGTATTTGCTCCCACAGTACTGGAAATGTATCCGCATGGTCCGAGTAAAACGGTTATTACCATGCCTTCGATGACCATGGTCATGTGTGGATTAGCTCGGCCGGGCCATTTTGATGGAGTGGCGACGGTTGTGGCTAAGTTATTTAATATCACGCGGCCTCATTTGGCTTTGTTTGGACAAAAAGATGCCCAACAGCTGGCCATTATCAAACAACTTGTCGAGGATTTAAATTTTCCCATAGCCATTATTGCTGTCCCTACAGTCCGAGAAACATCGGGGCTGGCGATGTCGTCACGTAATCAATATTTAACGCCATCACAAAAGGAGCAGGCTGCTTTTCTTTATCAAGGACTTTATGCGGCGCAGGTCCTGTTTGAAAACGGTGAGCGTAGGGCGAATCAGCTGATAGACAAAGTGAAGCAGGTCTTACAAAGCCAGAACATCGATCCTGAATATATTGCTTTGGTAGACCAACGAACACTCGAGCCCATTGAGGTGATTAGAGATTCTCCGGTCTTGATCGCTCTGGCTGCGCGCATAGGACAAGCCCGCTTAATTGATAATGTGGTATTGGTTCCTTAG